A region of the Paramormyrops kingsleyae isolate MSU_618 chromosome 6, PKINGS_0.4, whole genome shotgun sequence genome:
GATTCGATCATACATAAGAAAGCATTCCAAGAGCCCAGGTCAGTTTCAGCTTTTCAGAGCATTTTAATTCTGTAATTTCAAGAATTCTGTGGCACCCAAGTCTACAATAATTTGAAAACGTGCACAAAAACAGGAGTTTCTTTCCTGCcaatagtaaaaataaaatctggtTCAAGCAAAGAAAAGAGCAGGAAACTACAGtcaattttactttttttcctCCCCTCCTATTCAAATGATTTTTCAGCCTTTCCAGACCCCATGTAACGAGCCCGTCTTTCCATCTCCAGTCCCCTTCACTCtaacaaaaaattatatatatttttttctacagaAACAAATAGACCAACGCGTGTTAGTATCGTAAGTCTCTAGAAAAGATTCCAAGCCCCAGCCAAGGACCTCATGCCTGTACCCTGGCAGCCACCCCCCCAGACAACCTCCAAAATAAACTGGGGGGAAAGAGGAAtgatacagaaaataaaaacaaagtctAATGGTGACAAAGAACAGCTAAAACAGTTCTACTAATATAGTTCATATTCACTTTAATAAAGCACTTAAGCGTGTTTGCTTGCAGTTAGTGTTGATCCGGTAATACAGGTGAGAGGGGAGCCAAGCTCATGCGATCTCAGGGCGGAGCGCACAGATCCCCAGCGATTCCAAACGGCCAAAAAGATCTAGCGCTGTGGTTGGGTTTCTCGCCAACCACCAAGACACGGCAGGGTGGGTAAATAAATACAGGGGTtttaagggggaaaaaaaaagcagagtaaacagtttttgttcctttttttctttaattttttggAAAATCTGCCACAACAGAACTACACTTTAATGACTACTGAGATTATTCCACCACCATTATTTGATGGGagagcaaaaacaaaaacactttaaaaccttatttcaatggggggggggggtttaaaacCAAAATTCTTAAACAGTATGCATGTGTTTGTGGTTGGGTTAGAACTGAAAAGAAAATCCTGATTAGTTGCAGTCACTGGTGTAGGGGACCTGCCACTTTAGTGCAGATGCTGGGTCAGTCAGTTGGTCGCCAGTCCAGTGGCCTCCGAAGACAACCTTTTGGAGATAttggaaagaaaaaagaaaaataaattacaccTCATTATACAACACGGAACTGCCGTGACTGAAGCAGTACCAATTCCCACCCAAAGGGGGCAATGAGGGGCTCAACAGCAGATTTTAAGAACTTTTAAATCATACTGCATTCTGCTTGCCAGGATAAAACAAAACCTATAAAATGTTTTCAACCAAGAGAACACCTTAACATACACCAGGGTAGATATCAACATTTAGAAACATCaggcttgattttttttaatcatatacACTATTTGAATAATCTATTGTGACTATCGACATGAACGGAAACACTAGTCAATTTTTCCCACGGGCATCTTCACCTGGCATTGATGAGGTACTCAGCCAGGCTAATGCTGGCAGCAGAACCGGTGATGGTGACCTGTCGGTCAGTGGAGCCCTCCACTGGATTGGCGATCTTAATCTGGGCTCCTGACATCTGCCTGATCTCATTGATCTTGGCACCCTGGCGGCCAATAATGCACCCAATCAGCTAAGgggatgaaaaaagaaaaagtttagtGCAACATACCAGCTGTCCCCACAGAAATAATGAGCTGCAACATTGTCACAATGACACAAGCCCTGATGCTTCAGGAAAGGAACACACTTCACTCAGACATGAATTAAGCACGTACGTCATTTGGAATGGTCAACTCATGGGAGCTAGTCTGGGCTGAGGCGTCCATGGCTGTAGGGCGACAAAGCAATTCACATGGCAGTCGTGTAAAATTATGAAGGACAAAGAGCTTCACAGAAATAACCGACAGCACAGGGCAACAGTTAAGATATTGCTTTACGTAAACAGAAAATGGAATGTTTGCTATTTGTGCATAAGCACTTGTATGACATTccataataaaaatacattccAGAACTAAAATGATTTTACATCTTCCCGCTATGAACTTGAAGCGTAAGCAGAACCATCTTACGGCCCCCAGGCAGATACGCACCGTTGAAGCCCTGGCTGCCTGCAGTCAGTGGAAAGGGGCCCTGCTGCATGGCCAGCTGGTGAAGTTTGGTGAGCTATTGAAGGAGAGATGAAAGACAGCCATACTGATCAATAACCTCACGTTCAAACCAGCCTTTGTGATAAGTGTAGTTGGGGGCATTACTTTACTATACTCTGACACAGTCTTTATAAAGAAAACCATAATATGATGGAATAAATGctgtaaataaacatttctcTAGAAAGGCACTCTGATGTATGACCCACAAAAGTTTCTGGCCGGTGGTGCCTCTAGGATCAGTAAGCAAAGCTGAAGTCATGCAGCACTTACATCAGGCTGCGGGATCGCATGCTGTCCTTGGACAGCATATGCCTGCAACAAAAGGAGATGCTCAACTagcaccctctcctgggacATAAGCATCACATCACTCACAGCATTTCATACAATACAACCACTCGACAATATAACAAACACTCATATCATACAGTGAGAATACATGTACAATACCTGTCCACCAGCAAAAATCACAGGTGAGCTTGAGGGTTTGGGCCTGTATGGAATGGTGACACCTTTTGGGGGGGACTGAAGGaaaagaaacacagaacaggGTTTCTTACCAATCTGCTGTCAAACCGGCACCTTATATAAACAACAACTGCTGTCATGGGAGAAATGAGGACTCAAAAACCGAGATGAATATGATAGTGGCATCACGTGGTCAATGTCTGGTTTAAACGAAAGGAAATCAATAAAATTTACAtccatttatttagcaaatgtttTATACAAAGCAAGGCATAACTGAAAAAGCAGGTTCAGCCAGTCACTGTTGCAATTGGGGTTAAAGGTCTTGCTCAAGAAGCCAACTGTGAAATCACAGTGCTGACCATGAGATTCCACccaacgaccttctgatcatggaaACAGCGTcgtaacccactgagccacatctCTCTGCCAAAAATTCATTCCCTTCTTCACACCCCAAAGGCAACAGAAAGTGAACTAGGTGATGGTAAATACCTCAAGCATCACCACGCAGATCTGCTTGACGCATTCGATGATGGACGGAGGAGTGCCTGCGACAGTAATGGCACGCTCCGTGGAGTTCGGCAGCATGTCTCCTGCAACCTGCACCTGGGCCCCGGTcgactggaaaaaaaaaggaCAGACCTGTTTTTTTAACTCCAGACTCACCGACTGCCCATACACAGGTACTGGGGGCACCATCTCTACTCTCACCCACCTCCCGGATCTCCTTGATCTTGCAGCCACCCTTGCCAATGAGCGAGCCACACTGGCTGGCGGGGACGACAATGCGCAGGGTCACCGGGGGCCGGCTGGCAGCCGTGCTGTTGGTCATCGAGCTGCTGATGTCCTAAAAAGTGAGAGGCCCAGATGTGTTCACAGAGAGAGAATGATATCGCTACATGTTATATGCTAGATGCAAACTAATCATCAAAACTGACGATTCAGATGGTTGACAACCAATGagctggaaaaaaaagcaaaaaaggcAACGCAGACAGCGACGTCCAATGGAACAGCATTGTGTACTGTACCTCTTCCATCTTATCAATGATCATGGAAAACGCTTTGAAGATGGCATTGGTGGGCCCAGCCAGAGTAATGATCCTTTCGGGACAGTTGCCCTCTGAGATGTTGATCCGTGCTCCACTCTGCAGAGAGAAACGGCACTTTACCCAAGAACGCTCACTTTTACttacactttttaaaatgagtacattttaaacagaaataaaattttaaagagGTAAGGGCTTTAATTAGTAACATTAGAATTCTTTGTTCATTGTGATGGAATAAGTTTAGAAAAAATTATAAAACTTCCTGGTAATTGAAAGTTTGGGAAGCCACATTTAAAGCTAGATTGTTCAAGGGACAGAGGACCGTGCACACTGACGTCTCTAATAGAAAGTAAAATCTTAAACTTTACCTAAACACAAATATACAGATATGCTGTTATCAAAGCACAAGTGGTTCTTAGAAATAGTCTGAGTGGCTCAAGCTCAATTATTTGGAAGCAACTTCCATTATTTTTAACGGGGAAAAGTACTATTTGTTCATCCAAGAAACCCCAGTTTACCTCcccaaaataaaactaacatttTTTCTTGAAAAGCTTTTAAACCTCCTTTGGACCCATGACGGATTAGAgtaatatgcaaaaataaaaatcgctTATCCAGAAACTGAGCTTGAAAATACTGTGCGACTGCACAGTGCTGCCACCTAGCTTCTCACTTGTAATCACACAAATCTCTAGTATTTCTCTGCTCTGCTTCAGCTGTACTTCAGTGGCACACATTTTTCCGTGACTTCTTCGCGCAGATGTACAATAAGGGTAATAATTAATATGGCTCACTTAGGTGGGACTCTGAACACCCAGAGCATAGAGAGTGGCATACAGGTATTTGGCAAACCCTCCAAaactttgactggctatatttgaCCCACAACTACAGATTAAAGGACGCCAATCACTACCTGCCCACATGCTAACACATATTTCTCAACAAATCTACATTTCCCACAACACAGGGAAGGTAGTTACACATCATAGTGTAGTTATTACTAAGAAACTCATCTAACGAAAAACAAACCATGAGAGAGGGGAACCGTAACTATAGTGACGGAGCACTATTTAGCTCAGAGGTCAATACCTTAGTCTTACCATCATCATAAATACAAACAAGTGTTGAGAACTCACCTCATCTCGCATCTTCTTCACAGATTCACCTTTCTACATACAAGAGAGGAAAAACACATTAACGTTGCTGAAAAAGCAATGACAGAATAAATAATGTCAAGTCACAGAAAGCTTAGTACTAACCTTGCCAATGATGCTTCCAACTTCCTATAAGAAAGGGAGACGTTCAGTCCATTACAGAAATAAGACCAAGAATAAACACTCAAGGAAAGGTAGAATGACTGAATGTACTATTTCAAcactaaataaatgtattgaaCATAATTTAACATGATAAAATAAGACATACGTACTTAACACCTATGTTATGCGAACAAATAGCTTTGTCCAGAAAACCACACTGTAATGAGTAATACACCTGTTTTTAAAGGTTTACAGATGAAATACAGAACTTACTCACTTTTAAAAGAAAAGCAATGAAACCAAAATCAGGCTTGATGACAGTTCTTAATTTTCAATTTTACTACAACTGTAGTCAACCTCTAGCAGCACAAATACTACCAGCCATGGACCTCGACGAGATGGGCCAGTGGCCATGGAGTAAAACTACTTGGTACTGTGGTTTAGCAAAAAAAGATCTGTCTCCGGAATCTCTATGCCGCTCAACTTGagtattaaatatttatatttaatatataacaACATACAACACTGCTGCCAGATGTGGACAACATAATAAAGATGGATGGAACTATAGCAGATGCAACCTTTAAAATCGATCCTAATTTGACTTGGAGTTGACGGACATACCAACCTTGCCATGCATGAGCAGCCTGATTGTCAGGGTGACATTGAGCCCTCCTTCAATCACACCGGAGTCCATCGCTGCAGTGTATGCGGAGAGGTGCTGGCGGGTCAAGCGCTGGGGTCTTTGGTCAGAActggggggggacgggggggaaATGATCACTGCTCAGACCAGCGGACCAGGACTTTTCAAAGCGTGCAGTATTCACAACTACGCCCACTAAAACATCCGCCAGCGTCAAAATGTCAAATGAGACTTTAAAACGCAAAATGAATGTGGAGGGAAAATCGTCATCGTCAGTGTTATAGTTCACGGATTAACGCTATCGGAAtcagtattgggggggggggggtcacttggAGTACGTGACCACATAAATTAAGCTTCACACTAAAATAAGATCAGAGCTCTGCTAATTCATAATAATGTGAAAGGTATAGCATTTCACGTTATGGGTAGCAGGCGGAAATTTACCTAGGAATAGTCGACCGTGGAGAAGCCCGTTTTCACTGGAACTAGCTAGCATGCTAACCAGTAAGCCAACGGCAACAACGCAAGGAGCTTCATCCACGTAAATCCCTGACCCGCTCAACCGCAACGCAttggaagaaaaataaaatattcaccGTCTTTCGATTTTCACACAGATATAGTGTTACACGCCTAAAAATGAGCGCACGACGCGGGGCAGTTCAAAGTGAAGCCTGGAGTTACGTAGGTAGCTAAGCTAAGAGGCTAACTAGCAAGGAGCGGCCGAGCGAGTAGGGCACAGCCGAGCCTCTCCACGTTTTCAGCTCGGGCATTTTCGGTGAGCGCTTCGGCAAGGGCCAAACTACGCATTTACTCCCAAAATGTACCGtattaaaaaacaaaccagCCGGTTTGAGCGTTAGTCGTGCTTACGCTCGGATTAACCGCGTCACGCAGGCACCGGCATCGACGGCGCGCGCTGTCCGCTCGTGCGGCCTAGCGGCTCCGGCGCAGCCTGACAGCGAGAGCTCCCAGCAATGGCGCGCTACGCTCAGCCCGGATTTTAGCGCTAAAAAACatccaaaaaaaacaagaaaacgtGAGCTTTTCTTACCTGATCCGTGCTTCGACGAGCGTTCAGGGGGAGGGAAGGGTTTTAAGGGTAAAAGGGGAGGTTCGGGGGGGTATAAACCCTGGGGGAGAGTTTTAAGAGGATACGGGGAAGAGGGAAAAGAGACAACGAGAGATCGCGCTCCACTCTTTACACAAAGACAACAAAACTGATACCTTTCAACTTTCACCTTTCACCCGGCCCTCCCATCCAGCTCGAACGCCGCCCCGTTTCAACGGCATCTTCAGCAGGCATCATCGGGACGGAGAAAAATGTTCATTGAATATAATATCGTAAAAAGCAGACAGATAACTTAgataatgtttaatatttacttAAATTACAAATTAACGCTAGAGACCGCATTAAAATATCTGAATTCTGAAGTTGCAAATTTGGTCAATTTAGAATAGAATACAATAGATTAGAATAGAATATATAGGGCGAGTTAGGGCTAGTttactaatgttttttttactaatgtatttaaaattaatttttaaccTTATTTGCCCTatataaatactacaaaaataAACTACGGTATAAACCTAATTAAATGCGTTGTTTATTGATTTGGATAGGCCTGGTGCACAAATAATCTTCTGTTTCTCCTGAAGAATGCCTGAACTGCACATCGGGGAGCCCATTTATGGTCTTATTTTACAGGGTGTTTTTAGCCTTGGTGCTTAATAGCACATTTCCTAGTTGTCACATGTGATGAATGGGAAATCGATTTGCAAGTCTGATATGCTTGGATATTTAGAGGTACAGGAGTAGTAGAGCTggtatttcatttaaaaaaaaaactgaaaaacaattGTCTATAAgttttcttctgctttctcATCATTTTCATAAACATGCGAATACCAGCCTTTACCTTGGCCTACTTTATATCTAAAGTTGCTTCTGTCCATATTATCTGTGGTATATTGTGCTTTATATTGGATTTCGACCATCTGAGGCAATAATTGATATATAAAATGTAGATACCTGTAGGTTAACAAGGAGTGGAGGAGATGCATTTCATGTAAAATTTCACAATACAAAAACCATATGTTATTGAAAAATTCTATATGAAAATATTCTTGCAAACtgcaatattttaaattagACAAAATTTGTCGGGGACATTATTAGTCCAAGCATGTAAATTGGTTAGTTTACATAATTGGTTTCTATAATTTGTTTCAAGGATATGCAGACTGGACTGCAGAAGTTCAAGTGTACTCACACACTATGTCAAAAATATCTTATGAAATTTATCCCGTATGATGAAGCCATATCTCCTAGGATGTAGCAGAATGTCTTGACAGAATCATGAAAACTGCATTTGACTTTATCGTTATGGGCTGAAGACAACCAAGCACTTCATTTTATTCCTATCTCACATTAGAGGACAGTTGTGCTGTAATATACAATCAAGATAAATGTATGGTCAAGCAATACCAGTTAATGTTTCTGTTTTAGCATTTGTGTCCAGTTTGATAACTCTCATTCCTTCGATGAAAAGTCCTTGTTCGACAAATAATAATTtctatgaaaaaaaaaccccagaaTCACAGTTCTGTGAGGTTGCTCTATGGCTCTTTGCAACATAATTCACTATAATCTACAGCAGCAATGCTTCCGAAGCTGCCACTGGTTTCAATAAGACAACTGACACCATATTGCCATAAACATGATTGTCTTTAATCACAGCAATGTTTAAATACAtagttaaataataaaaactgttTTGTCAACACTGAtatttgcacatttttgggttgtTTTTAATAACCAAACATTGTAAATTTTGATTCTGGCTATTCAATGTGTACAAGAAACTTTAACTGGGACACAGGTGCATATTTTATTAGCAAAATACTACATGCTGAATAGTGCAAAAGAAAGTGTTAACCCTGAACTGTCATCGCACGCCCTCCTTCTCTTATTTATTGAGAGAGGTAATTGTGTGGGTAGGCAGGAATGTCAGAGGAACCTCCTTCACAGTGTCTTCATAATTTACTTCACTGGCCACACTCTTCATGACTGTGATTCAAAATGTGATTGGAATTGGTGGAATTACTGACTCAAGACATAAGACAATGAGCAGCTTCTACTTCTGTCCTAAGGTGAAGGAGGAACCAGATGTTATGACATTGGAAGAGGTGATATTGCCAGAACCCCATGACCTTCTTTTTCCGTAACTGATTGATCAGGCCAGATTTAAAGGGGATACATCAGGCTCCAAAGAATAATGGACAGTTTCATTTATATCCAAGGCCTACTTTACTGATGGGCAGTTCCAGCTTTTGGATGAAGTTCACATTTTCTGATTTCTCATAAGGAAGGTTCCATCTTTGCATATTGGTCCTTAGTCCAGTATTTTATGCTCCTTTCATAATAACTTATTTTTATATCTCTTTAACTGGTATGAGTCAGTGTAATTAGTAATAAATCCATGGTATAAAAAAGCAAGAACAGTACCAGTGAGATGATATATTTGGCAATTACCCATTTAATCATAATGCATATTAATATGTTAATCTCTCAACAGCTATAGTCTTTCCATTTCCACAGTCTTACTTCTTTATATGCCTGTTATTCATGAACTAACACTTTGCTGAGTAATGTAAACAGGGATTTGTTAGCCCTCACATACATATATGCTCCACGTTACGAGAAAGAGGAAAGATGACATGGAGAGATATGGAGATGTTGTACGTTAGTGTGGTTGTCCACTGCATGCTCGCGGACTGAAAAGTGGGGCGTGTAGTCCTGAAGTGGACCATAGAATACTGGGAAATTCAACACATCTCTGGTTCCTTCAATATCGACATTAACAACATGGGGATATGCTGTATAACCGGTGAATTTTCTACCATGGATACAGACTTGGGAAACACAGGGGGTTAATTGTGAAGAGAACATTTGATGGCAGCTGACATGCAGATTGACTGGGGAGATCTGGGATAACTCGGTCACCTGTGGACAGACAGTTGAGTGTCAAGGGGAAGGACATGCATTGCCAGTCATTCACTGTGCACTTCTACATCAAAGCATCTCGGATTAACACATTCATTTCCAGTAGTGTTTTCACTATTAAGCTTCATGTTTTTTATCTGCTGAGCTCTGTATGTCTAATATATGCCAATATGATAATTAATAGCAATTTAAAAGGGAATTATGTCAATAATCAAGATCcagatgtgtgagtgtgtatataaTTGTGTCTGAGATAGGGTCACGATTTCATTATGTGTGTCCAACCACATCTAACACGTACCTTCAGCTGGTTGCAGTCTCCTGCTGAGCACTGTAGAGCTTCGGGGGCACAGCCATCTCACCGCCACAGCGTAGAGAGCTTTTACACACAGGAAGCACGCTACAGTAATAATGCAAATTGTTTCTATGCATTGCAAACATGCTGCAAAACAATAAATGTGCAAGTAGCTTCTATGCATACTGCACTGACAGTGGAGAATTCCTTATATGAATGACATGCAATAGCAGGCTCCAGGTCTGTCTGAATTCAAACAGCTGTCTGTATGGCATACTGAAAGGCAATGCTAGAGAACAGCAGTAGTTCTAGTACTCAAGTAATTAAAGCTAATGATGTTGCAGTAGAGCAACACAATATTATTGTCAGTTTCCCATCAGAGAGCTGGCAGAGGTCTACAGTATGAGTTTAGCAGATGAAAAGAGTCTTGCAGTCTGAGTTCCTAACAGTGCGCTTCAGTTTCGGTATGCTATGGTCTGAGATGCAGAGCCGCTTACCAACTATCACTGTCTCCTCTCCTGTTTTCTGCTGCCAGATGAGATAAAATTAACAGGAAAGGGTTACTCAGTCCATTGAGAGGAGAATACTGCTTTGAGGGCAGTACTGAGAGAAAAGGCTGGTAAGAGGTTGAAGGGAAGGTGCTTGTCTAGCTAGCAGGAGTGTAAGACACTGACCGTCACTGGCATGGAGTGCACATGGATCCAGGGAACTGGTTGCACTGTCTGCTTCAGAGCTCACCTCAGAAGACTGGCCACTGGTGAGGCAGACAGAGATTTGGTCATAGGCAGGTAGTgaacatgcatgcatacagtcTTAATACCAAGGTGACAAGTAGCCCAGGATTAAACATGCATCATTGCTTTGAACCCTTTCTTTTAGTCATATCACagctctttttttctttcattctttatttcattcttttgtttttgttcttatCTTGTGATCAACCCTGCATTCATGTAGTTTCTATGCATGACTTGTATATGACCTTCTATGACTCACCTGTtagcctgtagggggcgccatgGCTTTGGAGAGGAATCGCCTTCGGGCTGGAACATCATGTCCAGGCAGCCTTCTGAACAAAAAATAGATTGGCTAACATTGTGGACAGCTTAGCCAAGTGCACTACAGTAACGGCTCACATCAGAGAAAAACCAATAACATTCAGAGCAACATTTGTAATTCATTTCTCCTTTAAAATGAGGTGATGGCCCTGCCTCCCCAGCCTCAGAGGGGTATGAATCGGTACTCAGAGAGGCATGAATCAGTACTCAGAGAGGCATGAATCAGTACACTAATTCCAATCCTCTACGCCTCTGGTCTCATATGGGTCCTCTAAGCTTGCTTAGGTACATTTCTGGGGCACTTAACCCATCTAATCTCACCAGTCGCAACTGTgaccaaatttttttttgtcatttttttaagCTCTAAAAGAGTTTGGTTGTTGCTTATCTGCCCAAAAGACTTCCTATAAATGAAAGTAGAGGTTGTCTTAATACAAAACTAATGTCATAGCACTAGGGTCAATGGTCATATGACCAGAGCAAGTTTAATTCTATCATGCACTCTAACGGCAAGGAAAACTTTGGGATTAAACAGGTTCATCCTAAGACATTCCCTCTACTTTAATAACTGCACCTACTGTCAAGACTCCCAGTTTGTACAGTAATTCTTCATATACAATAATCAGATTGCTACTCAT
Encoded here:
- the pcbp2 gene encoding poly(rC)-binding protein 2, with protein sequence MDSGVIEGGLNVTLTIRLLMHGKEVGSIIGKKGESVKKMRDESGARINISEGNCPERIITLAGPTNAIFKAFSMIIDKMEEDISSSMTNSTAASRPPVTLRIVVPASQCGSLIGKGGCKIKEIRESTGAQVQVAGDMLPNSTERAITVAGTPPSIIECVKQICVVMLESPPKGVTIPYRPKPSSSPVIFAGGQAYAVQGQHAIPQPDLTKLHQLAMQQGPFPLTAGSQGFNAMDASAQTSSHELTIPNDLIGCIIGRQGAKINEIRQMSGAQIKIANPVEGSTDRQVTITGSAASISLAEYLINARLSSEATGLATN